One Parageobacillus sp. KH3-4 genomic region harbors:
- a CDS encoding BglG family transcription antiterminator, translating to MLSRHKQLLKQLLTAHTYTSVAALASQLVCSEKTIRNDLKELDEFLSEKYPNIVIERKPSVGVIIRGKEAEKQKLLHDLSLFEETNSSQDYRKLQFIKILLTEDKPVTMQQLAERFYISKSAIQNDLEEIEQWLQSFGLVLIRKPHLGIKVEGTEQAWRTALSRLVELLVDHSYYIFDAKQLKLIEDVLKPYELALIEKEIRKIDEWLEFPLTDQSVISLTVHIAIAIKRIKMGHRININPNQLQELQTKPEYRLAEQLAKQIEQWVAVKIPDEEIGYITLHLLGARLRYDQTNEKKDIEQLLTKMDNEAMQIVKELIHDISFHTDERLREDKELLIGLTIHVHSTLNRLRNGLAVKNPLLKDIKQMYRYPFEIVLSLIPEVEKKINVPIPEDEVAYIVLHIQAALERIQHKNEKIRAVIVCATGSGTSRLIEAKISAAFPKLEIATATSIAKLNEIIATTKPDVIISTVPLKHRKIPVITVSPLLPKQELDMIEQWIERMSQPSRYEMLRQLTNPSCIFLDISVANRFEAIDYIADELYKRGYVEPLYGQSAKERETLSSTYIGGGIAIPHGQMQWINQSVIGAARLSSPIDWDGEQVKFVLMIAHRLNDNKQIKKLFQEIALLSEDKQMLKQLSICKTADEFYQLLQSKQRGEIENEINRITDDGID from the coding sequence ATGCTTTCCCGCCATAAACAATTATTAAAGCAGCTATTAACTGCCCATACGTACACATCGGTTGCAGCGTTAGCGAGTCAACTAGTTTGTTCAGAGAAAACAATTCGTAACGATTTAAAAGAACTCGATGAATTTCTTTCCGAGAAATATCCAAACATTGTTATAGAGCGAAAACCAAGTGTTGGGGTCATTATTAGAGGGAAGGAGGCGGAAAAACAAAAGCTTCTTCATGATTTGTCCCTGTTTGAAGAAACAAATTCTTCCCAAGATTATCGAAAACTTCAATTCATAAAAATACTTCTCACAGAAGACAAACCGGTAACGATGCAACAGCTCGCCGAACGATTTTATATCAGTAAATCAGCTATTCAAAATGATTTAGAAGAAATCGAACAATGGCTGCAATCGTTCGGCCTTGTACTTATCCGGAAACCTCACCTCGGCATAAAAGTAGAAGGAACCGAACAGGCATGGCGCACCGCCCTGTCACGATTGGTAGAACTTCTTGTAGACCATTCTTACTATATATTTGATGCCAAGCAACTAAAATTAATTGAAGACGTATTGAAACCATACGAACTTGCTTTAATTGAAAAAGAAATACGAAAAATAGATGAATGGCTTGAATTTCCTCTTACCGATCAGTCTGTCATCAGTTTAACAGTGCATATCGCTATCGCAATTAAACGGATTAAAATGGGGCATCGTATTAATATCAATCCAAATCAGTTGCAAGAATTGCAAACAAAACCCGAGTATCGGCTTGCTGAACAATTAGCGAAACAAATTGAACAATGGGTTGCTGTAAAAATCCCTGATGAAGAAATTGGGTATATCACGTTGCATCTGCTTGGTGCAAGATTGCGATATGATCAGACAAATGAAAAAAAAGATATTGAACAACTGTTAACAAAAATGGATAACGAGGCAATGCAAATTGTAAAAGAGCTTATTCATGATATTTCCTTTCATACCGATGAACGCTTACGCGAAGATAAAGAATTACTAATTGGACTTACGATTCATGTTCATTCTACACTCAATCGATTGCGGAACGGGTTAGCCGTAAAAAATCCCTTATTAAAAGATATCAAACAAATGTATCGCTATCCGTTTGAAATTGTGCTGTCGCTAATTCCAGAGGTGGAGAAAAAAATAAATGTTCCAATTCCTGAAGATGAGGTCGCCTATATTGTTCTTCATATTCAAGCGGCTTTGGAACGAATACAGCACAAAAATGAGAAAATAAGAGCGGTTATTGTTTGTGCCACTGGTTCAGGAACATCTCGTCTCATCGAAGCAAAGATATCCGCTGCATTTCCAAAATTAGAGATTGCTACTGCTACATCGATCGCAAAACTCAATGAAATCATTGCTACAACAAAGCCAGATGTAATTATTAGCACTGTTCCGTTAAAGCATCGAAAAATTCCTGTAATCACGGTAAGCCCTCTGTTGCCAAAACAAGAGCTTGACATGATAGAGCAATGGATAGAACGTATGTCCCAGCCAAGCCGTTATGAAATGTTAAGGCAACTAACAAACCCTTCATGTATTTTTCTTGATATATCCGTTGCTAATCGCTTTGAAGCCATTGACTATATAGCAGATGAACTTTACAAACGAGGATACGTAGAACCACTATATGGACAAAGCGCCAAAGAGCGGGAAACACTTTCCTCAACATATATCGGTGGAGGAATCGCCATTCCGCATGGTCAAATGCAATGGATTAATCAATCCGTTATTGGCGCAGCTCGCTTATCTTCGCCAATTGATTGGGATGGTGAACAGGTAAAATTTGTGTTGATGATTGCCCACCGCCTTAACGATAACAAGCAAATAAAAAAACTGTTTCAAGAAATAGCTCTTCTTTCCGAAGACAAACAAATGCTAAAACAGTTATCTATCTGCAAAACTGCAGATGAATTTTATCAATTACTTCAATCTAAGCAAAGGGGAGAAATCGAAAATGAAATTAACAGAATTACTGACGATGGAATTGATTGA
- a CDS encoding PTS sugar transporter subunit IIA: MKLTELLTMELIELQLKGETKDEIMEEMATMIDRSGALYDKEAYKQSLYHREMEGSTGIGFGIAIPHGKSNAVKQTCVAFGVKRSGVDWDSLDGEKARLIFMIAVPEEQAGNEHLKILQLLSRKLMDDEFREQLLQAKTKEEVMQLFEQV, translated from the coding sequence ATGAAATTAACAGAATTACTGACGATGGAATTGATTGAGCTGCAGCTAAAAGGAGAAACGAAAGATGAGATTATGGAAGAAATGGCTACTATGATCGATCGTTCTGGAGCCTTATACGACAAAGAAGCATATAAACAATCGCTGTACCATCGAGAAATGGAAGGAAGCACAGGCATTGGCTTTGGCATTGCGATTCCTCATGGCAAAAGTAATGCGGTAAAGCAAACGTGTGTTGCCTTCGGGGTAAAACGCAGCGGTGTAGATTGGGACAGTTTAGACGGAGAAAAAGCTCGGCTCATTTTTATGATCGCTGTACCAGAAGAACAAGCGGGTAACGAACATTTAAAAATTCTTCAACTCTTATCTCGAAAACTTATGGATGACGAATTTCGCGAACAGCTTCTACAAGCCAAAACAAAAGAAGAAGTCATGCAATTATTTGAACAAGTATAA
- the manA gene encoding mannose-6-phosphate isomerase, class I gives MQIEPIFLTPIFQERIWGGTKLADEFGYSIPSAHTGECWAVSAHPNGQTVVKNGPFQGMTLGQLWQERHDLFGRFPADRFPLLTKILDANADLSVQVHPDDAYAQEHENGEFGKTECWYIIDCKQGAQLVYGHHAKTKEELKEMMENGQWDKLLRKIPIKPGDFFYVPSGTIHALCEGTLVLETQQSSDTTYRVYDYDRVDSNGKKRELHLDKALDVITVPHRDADIHANVAKAGDAIITTFIECDYFGVQKWEINGTANLDQTKHFLIVSILDGKGQLISEGRAYDLTKGDHFILPYQFGRFSIKGTLKAIASWPRP, from the coding sequence ATGCAAATCGAGCCAATTTTTCTCACTCCCATTTTTCAAGAGCGCATTTGGGGCGGCACAAAATTGGCGGATGAATTCGGCTATTCCATCCCGTCGGCACATACGGGAGAATGCTGGGCAGTTTCCGCTCATCCGAACGGACAAACCGTGGTTAAAAACGGACCGTTTCAAGGAATGACGCTTGGACAACTGTGGCAAGAGCGGCATGACTTATTCGGCCGCTTTCCAGCGGACCGCTTTCCGTTATTGACGAAAATTTTAGATGCCAACGCGGATTTATCGGTGCAAGTGCACCCTGATGACGCGTACGCCCAAGAACATGAAAATGGCGAATTCGGCAAAACGGAATGCTGGTATATTATTGACTGTAAACAAGGCGCTCAGCTTGTTTACGGACATCATGCAAAAACGAAAGAAGAACTGAAGGAAATGATGGAAAACGGGCAATGGGACAAGCTGCTTCGTAAAATTCCGATTAAGCCCGGCGACTTTTTCTATGTCCCTAGCGGCACGATTCACGCCCTTTGTGAAGGCACGCTCGTCTTAGAAACGCAGCAAAGCTCGGACACGACCTACCGCGTCTACGACTATGACCGCGTCGACAGCAACGGGAAGAAACGCGAACTCCATTTAGATAAAGCGCTCGACGTCATTACTGTCCCGCACCGCGACGCGGATATTCATGCAAACGTCGCTAAAGCGGGCGACGCTATAATTACGACATTTATCGAATGCGATTACTTTGGCGTGCAAAAGTGGGAAATTAATGGAACCGCCAACTTGGACCAAACGAAACATTTCCTTATCGTCAGCATTCTTGATGGAAAGGGGCAGCTAATATCAGAAGGGCGTGCATACGACTTAACGAAAGGGGACCATTTCATTCTTCCATATCAATTCGGGCGTTTTTCCATAAAAGGAACGCTCAAAGCGATTGCCTCATGGCCGCGTCCATAA
- a CDS encoding YjcZ family sporulation protein produces MSSFALIVVLFILLIIIGCSCIGLGGAGGY; encoded by the coding sequence ATGAGCAGCTTTGCCTTAATTGTCGTCCTATTCATCTTGCTCATCATTATCGGATGTTCTTGCATCGGTCTAGGAGGAGCTGGCGGTTATTAA
- a CDS encoding glycerate kinase, translating to MKVIIAPDSFKESLSALAVANAIEKGFRDIFPDAEYVKIPMADGGEGTVQSLVDATDGRIVTTEVTGPLGDRVQAFFGMLGDGKTAVIEMAAASGLHLVPREKRNPLVTTTRGTGELILAALNEGAEHIIIGIGGSATNDGGAGMIQALGGRLLDRYGKEIGPGGGSLSELADIDLSRLDARLNRVKIEVACDVDNPLTGERGASAIFGPQKGATPEMVATLDQNLQHYADVIERVLGKQVKDIPGAGAAGGLGAGLLAFLHAELKRGVEIVLETVKFQERIQGASLVITGEGRIDGQTVFGKTPIGVAKVAKRYHIPVIALAGSVSDDSDVVLSHGIDALYSIVPGVIPLEKALENAEYYVAQTARNIAAACKIGRNMG from the coding sequence ATGAAAGTCATTATTGCGCCTGACTCGTTTAAAGAAAGCTTGTCCGCGCTTGCGGTGGCGAACGCGATTGAAAAAGGGTTTCGCGATATATTTCCCGATGCGGAATATGTGAAAATTCCGATGGCGGACGGAGGGGAAGGAACCGTTCAATCATTAGTCGACGCGACAGATGGGCGAATTGTGACAACGGAAGTGACAGGACCGCTTGGGGATCGCGTCCAAGCATTTTTCGGCATGCTTGGTGACGGAAAAACAGCAGTCATTGAAATGGCGGCTGCCTCTGGATTGCACCTTGTCCCGCGAGAAAAGCGAAATCCGCTTGTGACGACGACGAGAGGGACAGGGGAATTGATTCTCGCCGCGCTGAACGAAGGCGCCGAGCATATTATTATCGGCATCGGCGGAAGCGCGACAAATGACGGCGGAGCTGGCATGATTCAGGCGCTCGGCGGCCGCCTTTTAGACCGATATGGAAAAGAGATTGGCCCCGGAGGAGGAAGTTTGTCCGAACTTGCTGATATTGACCTGTCTAGGCTCGATGCACGGCTAAACCGTGTAAAAATTGAGGTTGCGTGCGATGTCGATAATCCGTTGACCGGCGAAAGAGGCGCCTCAGCGATTTTTGGTCCGCAAAAAGGCGCGACGCCGGAAATGGTCGCGACGCTAGATCAAAATTTGCAACACTATGCGGATGTCATTGAACGAGTGTTAGGCAAGCAGGTAAAAGATATTCCAGGTGCCGGCGCGGCCGGAGGGCTCGGCGCTGGATTACTTGCCTTTCTCCATGCGGAGCTGAAACGCGGTGTCGAGATTGTGTTGGAGACGGTGAAATTTCAAGAGAGAATTCAAGGTGCGTCGCTGGTGATTACGGGAGAAGGACGCATCGATGGACAGACGGTTTTCGGGAAAACGCCGATCGGCGTAGCGAAAGTGGCAAAGCGGTACCATATTCCGGTCATTGCGCTTGCCGGCTCCGTTTCCGATGATAGCGATGTCGTGCTAAGCCACGGAATTGATGCGCTTTATAGCATCGTGCCGGGAGTGATTCCGCTAGAAAAAGCACTAGAAAACGCGGAATATTACGTTGCCCAAACGGCTCGAAACATTGCGGCAGCTTGTAAAATCGGGAGAAATATGGGTTAA
- a CDS encoding GntP family permease: protein MDVQVSALGAIVALIIAIVLILRKVSPAYGMIAGAFVGGMVGGVDVEDTVAVMMDGAKGMIPAILRILAAGVLAGALIESGAAASIAETIVQKLGETRALLALAVATLLLTAVGVFIDVAVITVAPIALAIASRAGLSKTAILLAMIGGGKAGNIMSPNPNAIAAADSFHVPLTSLMAAGIIPAAFGLIVTYVIAKKLVRRGTLVYDVQKREESGQLPSFFAAIAGPLVAILLLALRPLFNIAIDPMIALPIGGIVGAIAMQKGKELNGYAISGLAKMSGVAIMLVGTGTLAGIVANSSLKDVIIAGLDHLGLPAYVLAPISGILMSGATASTTAGTAVASSVFGGTMMSLGISALAGAAMVHAGATVLDHLPHGSFFHATAGSVHMEIKERLKLIPYESLIGLTLAVISTLIFGMLRLF from the coding sequence ATGGATGTTCAAGTAAGCGCATTAGGAGCGATCGTAGCACTAATTATTGCCATTGTGCTAATTTTGCGGAAAGTTTCTCCTGCTTATGGAATGATCGCCGGAGCTTTCGTTGGTGGAATGGTTGGTGGAGTAGATGTGGAGGATACGGTTGCGGTTATGATGGATGGAGCGAAAGGCATGATTCCTGCCATATTGCGCATTTTGGCAGCAGGAGTGTTGGCCGGGGCTTTAATTGAATCCGGGGCAGCGGCTTCGATTGCCGAGACGATCGTTCAAAAACTTGGAGAAACGCGGGCTTTGCTCGCGCTTGCGGTGGCGACGCTGCTGCTGACCGCGGTCGGAGTATTTATTGACGTCGCGGTCATTACCGTCGCGCCAATTGCGTTGGCAATCGCAAGCCGCGCGGGCTTATCGAAAACGGCGATTTTGTTGGCGATGATCGGCGGCGGGAAGGCGGGTAACATTATGTCACCGAACCCGAATGCCATCGCCGCAGCGGACTCGTTTCATGTTCCGCTGACGTCATTAATGGCTGCCGGAATCATCCCAGCAGCGTTCGGATTGATTGTTACGTACGTTATTGCAAAAAAACTTGTGCGGAGAGGAACGCTTGTTTATGATGTGCAGAAAAGAGAAGAGAGCGGGCAGCTTCCTTCCTTTTTTGCGGCCATCGCTGGTCCGCTCGTTGCGATATTGTTGCTCGCGTTGCGGCCGTTGTTCAATATTGCGATTGACCCGATGATCGCCCTTCCAATCGGCGGCATTGTTGGCGCGATAGCGATGCAAAAAGGGAAGGAGTTGAATGGTTATGCGATATCTGGGCTGGCGAAAATGTCCGGCGTTGCGATTATGTTAGTCGGAACAGGGACATTAGCGGGCATTGTGGCCAATTCTTCTCTCAAAGACGTGATCATTGCCGGTTTGGATCATCTTGGGTTGCCGGCGTATGTGCTGGCGCCAATTTCGGGAATTTTGATGTCTGGTGCGACCGCTTCGACGACGGCGGGAACGGCTGTTGCTAGCAGTGTGTTTGGCGGGACGATGATGAGTTTAGGAATTTCCGCGTTAGCCGGGGCTGCAATGGTTCATGCCGGTGCAACCGTGCTAGATCATTTGCCGCACGGCAGCTTCTTCCATGCAACGGCGGGCAGCGTCCACATGGAGATCAAAGAACGGCTTAAACTAATTCCGTATGAGTCGCTCATTGGGTTGACGCTTGCTGTCATATCGACGCTTATTTTCGGCATGCTTCGTTTGTTTTAA
- a CDS encoding sugar diacid recognition domain-containing protein: MYPFTKELAQEIVERTMKILGRNINVMDRKGVIIGSGDKERIGDVHEGALLVLKENRAVEIDEQAVQQLNGVKMGINLPIHFLGETAGVIGITGHPDDIREYAQLVKMAAELVLQQSFFLEQGQWKQRLIEELINQLIYDDHIEEEHFLKRAKALGIDLSLPRFVMVIEVPEQQMRFFRELTYGLEREDVAAFTYASEIVVLKWAPHKEQSIRDVVSAAERLARKVHGGKIGIGPYGADIRKLKYSYTLARQAMKVGRKLYPNDRVYYYENIALEMVLSHIGELPLAKQVFSFYEKLLFHDETGELQETLRTYIEEKGEMNKAANKLFIHRNTLRYRLEKIRRITGKDPYNAKDLLQLYAASIIYRLY; this comes from the coding sequence TTGTATCCATTTACAAAAGAGCTAGCGCAAGAAATCGTCGAACGGACGATGAAAATTTTAGGGAGAAATATTAACGTGATGGACCGGAAAGGCGTCATTATCGGCTCTGGCGATAAAGAGAGAATCGGCGATGTTCATGAAGGAGCATTGTTAGTATTAAAGGAGAATAGGGCCGTTGAAATTGACGAACAGGCTGTACAACAGCTAAACGGAGTCAAAATGGGGATTAATTTGCCGATTCATTTTCTAGGGGAAACGGCAGGAGTAATCGGCATTACGGGGCATCCCGACGACATTCGGGAGTATGCGCAATTAGTGAAAATGGCCGCAGAACTCGTATTGCAGCAATCATTTTTTTTAGAACAAGGACAATGGAAACAGCGCCTCATCGAAGAACTCATCAACCAGCTCATTTATGATGACCATATTGAAGAGGAACATTTTCTCAAACGGGCAAAGGCGCTCGGTATCGATTTATCTCTTCCTCGATTTGTGATGGTGATCGAAGTCCCCGAACAACAAATGCGTTTTTTTCGGGAGCTTACGTATGGATTGGAGCGGGAAGATGTGGCGGCTTTCACATATGCTTCCGAAATTGTCGTGTTGAAGTGGGCGCCTCACAAGGAACAAAGCATCAGGGATGTGGTCAGTGCAGCGGAAAGGTTGGCGCGAAAGGTGCATGGTGGGAAAATCGGCATCGGTCCTTATGGTGCCGATATTCGCAAATTAAAATATTCATACACGTTGGCCAGGCAAGCGATGAAGGTGGGCCGGAAGCTCTATCCTAATGACCGCGTTTATTACTATGAAAACATTGCCTTGGAAATGGTATTGTCACATATTGGGGAGCTGCCGTTGGCAAAACAAGTTTTTTCGTTTTACGAAAAATTGCTTTTTCATGATGAAACAGGGGAACTGCAAGAAACGCTGCGCACGTATATCGAAGAAAAAGGAGAAATGAATAAGGCAGCGAACAAACTGTTCATTCACCGCAATACGCTGCGCTATCGTTTAGAAAAGATTCGCCGCATTACCGGAAAAGATCCTTATAATGCAAAAGATTTATTGCAGCTTTACGCTGCCTCGATCATCTATCGTTTATATTGA
- a CDS encoding peptide MFS transporter — MSNVNKQKIVASVPQQGFFGHPKGLFTLFFTEFWERFSYYGMRAILVFYMYYEVSKGGLGLDETTALAIMSIYGSLVYMSGIIGGWLADRIFGTSKAVFYGGILIMFGHIALAIPGNITMFFISMVLIVLGTGLLKPNVSSIVGDIYSEEDNRRDAGFSIFYMGINLGGFLAPLIVGTVGMKYNFHLGFGIAAVGMFLGLLVFIFTKKKNLGLAGTFVANPLSPAEKKKVFTLIGVGAALIAVLIAVAIPMDLLTFDTFIALVGILGIVIPAIYFIVMYRSPKTTAIERSRVIAYIPLFIASVMFWAIQEQGSTILANYADKRTQLDFAGIHISPAWFQSLNPLFIILFAPVFAWLWVKLGSRQPSIPKKFSLGLLFAGLSYIVILLPAYFGGDDSLVNPLWLVLSYLIVVFGELCLSPVGLSATTKLAPAAFSAQTMSLWFLSNAAAQAINAQIVKFYTPETEMIYFGVIGGAAILFGVLLFALSPKIEGYMKGVK; from the coding sequence ATGTCAAATGTAAACAAGCAGAAAATTGTTGCAAGCGTTCCTCAACAGGGCTTTTTTGGCCATCCTAAGGGGTTGTTCACGCTTTTCTTCACCGAATTTTGGGAACGTTTCTCGTATTACGGAATGAGGGCAATCCTCGTTTTCTATATGTATTATGAAGTATCAAAAGGCGGATTGGGGCTTGATGAAACCACTGCTCTTGCCATTATGTCGATTTACGGATCGCTAGTGTATATGTCCGGTATTATCGGCGGCTGGCTGGCTGACAGAATATTCGGCACTTCTAAAGCTGTGTTTTACGGTGGAATCTTAATTATGTTTGGTCATATCGCTTTGGCGATACCCGGAAACATCACGATGTTCTTCATTTCCATGGTCTTGATCGTGCTTGGCACAGGATTGCTGAAACCTAACGTTTCCAGCATTGTAGGGGATATTTATAGCGAAGAAGACAATCGCCGCGATGCGGGATTCAGCATTTTCTACATGGGAATCAACCTTGGGGGATTCCTTGCCCCGTTAATTGTAGGAACGGTGGGAATGAAATACAATTTCCACTTAGGTTTCGGTATCGCCGCTGTCGGCATGTTTTTAGGATTGTTAGTCTTTATTTTCACCAAGAAAAAAAATCTTGGCCTTGCCGGTACATTTGTGGCAAATCCTCTGTCACCGGCCGAAAAGAAAAAAGTCTTCACCCTGATTGGCGTCGGGGCCGCTCTTATTGCTGTCTTGATCGCTGTCGCAATTCCAATGGATTTGCTGACATTTGATACCTTTATTGCTCTTGTGGGAATTCTCGGCATCGTAATTCCAGCGATCTATTTCATTGTTATGTACCGCAGCCCGAAAACAACAGCAATAGAGCGTTCACGTGTTATTGCTTATATTCCGTTATTTATCGCTTCCGTGATGTTCTGGGCTATTCAAGAGCAAGGATCGACCATCCTTGCCAATTACGCGGATAAACGCACACAATTAGACTTTGCAGGAATCCATATTTCGCCTGCTTGGTTTCAATCATTAAACCCGTTATTTATTATCCTGTTCGCCCCTGTGTTTGCCTGGTTATGGGTGAAGCTCGGAAGCCGTCAGCCATCGATCCCTAAAAAGTTCTCTTTAGGCTTATTGTTCGCAGGCTTATCATACATTGTCATTCTTTTGCCTGCTTACTTTGGCGGCGACGATTCGTTAGTGAACCCGTTATGGCTCGTTCTTAGCTATTTAATTGTCGTATTTGGGGAATTATGCTTGTCACCTGTAGGGCTATCAGCCACTACAAAATTAGCACCTGCCGCCTTCTCGGCGCAAACGATGAGCTTATGGTTTTTATCCAATGCCGCCGCACAAGCAATTAATGCGCAAATTGTCAAATTCTATACACCTGAGACCGAAATGATTTACTTTGGCGTCATTGGCGGAGCGGCCATCCTCTTTGGCGTTCTCCTTTTCGCGCTATCGCCAAAAATTGAAGGCTATATGAAAGGTGTAAAGTAA
- the rlmH gene encoding 23S rRNA (pseudouridine(1915)-N(3))-methyltransferase RlmH, with product MHIHIISVGKLKERYLTQGIAEYAKRLSSYAKMDITEVPDEKAPEHLSEQEAERIKQKEGERILAKIPDDAYVIALAIEGKMKSSEQFAEILDKLATYGKSKIAFVIGGSLGLSKQVMERADEVLSFSRMTFPHQLMRLILLEQIYRAFRINRGEPYHK from the coding sequence GTGCATATTCATATTATTTCTGTTGGTAAATTGAAAGAAAGATATTTGACACAAGGAATTGCCGAATATGCGAAGCGATTGTCCAGCTATGCGAAAATGGACATCACCGAAGTCCCTGATGAAAAAGCGCCGGAGCATTTAAGTGAACAGGAAGCGGAGCGGATTAAACAGAAAGAAGGGGAACGCATTTTAGCGAAAATTCCCGACGATGCGTACGTCATTGCTTTGGCGATCGAAGGAAAGATGAAATCATCCGAACAATTTGCCGAAATTTTAGATAAGCTTGCCACGTACGGAAAAAGCAAAATTGCGTTCGTTATCGGCGGCTCGCTTGGCTTAAGCAAACAAGTGATGGAGCGAGCCGATGAAGTGTTGTCGTTTTCGAGAATGACTTTTCCCCACCAGCTGATGCGCCTTATTTTGCTAGAGCAAATTTACCGCGCGTTTCGGATTAACCGGGGGGAACCGTACCATAAATAG
- a CDS encoding CxxH/CxxC protein encodes MFVCCEEHIDIAIDMYVDKMEQAPNISLVSVDKSEKLCDFCANKAVYIVGN; translated from the coding sequence ATGTTTGTCTGTTGTGAAGAACATATCGACATAGCGATTGATATGTATGTGGATAAAATGGAACAAGCGCCAAACATTTCGCTTGTTTCTGTGGATAAGTCTGAGAAATTGTGCGATTTTTGCGCAAATAAAGCTGTATATATAGTAGGGAACTAA
- a CDS encoding trypsin-like peptidase domain-containing protein, which yields MGYYDDHYGQYRQEQKGNRRGWFLSAFVGAILGALLVLISIPALSDILPYDILSESGRTQNGETGTAPTIQQNVSVDVTSQLTKAIDKVSDAVVGVVNIQETNFWSQGGEEGTGSGVIYKKENGKAFVVTNHHVVENASQLEISLKDGTRVPAKLLGSDVLMDLAVLEMDAKHVKKVAEFGNSDTVKPGEPVIAIGNPLGLQFAGSVTQGIISGTNRTVEVDLDQDGAPDWNAEVLQTDAAINPGNSGGALVNIEGQVIGINSMKIAQEEVEGIGFSIPINSAIPVISDLEKYGQVRRPYMGVELRSLSDISSYHLQATLHLPKDVTEGVAVIQVVPMSPAARAGLKQFDVIVALDGQKIRDVLDLRKYLYTKKSIGDKMRVTFYRDGEKHTVTMKLERESF from the coding sequence ATGGGATATTACGATGATCACTACGGGCAATACCGTCAGGAACAAAAAGGGAACCGTCGTGGCTGGTTTTTGTCCGCGTTCGTTGGTGCCATTTTAGGAGCATTGTTAGTTTTAATTTCCATTCCGGCTCTTTCGGATATACTTCCTTATGATATTTTAAGCGAAAGCGGACGAACACAAAATGGAGAAACAGGAACGGCACCTACGATACAGCAAAATGTTTCGGTCGATGTGACGAGCCAATTGACAAAAGCGATTGATAAAGTATCCGATGCGGTTGTCGGCGTTGTAAATATCCAAGAAACGAACTTTTGGTCGCAAGGCGGTGAAGAGGGAACCGGCTCGGGCGTCATCTACAAAAAGGAAAATGGAAAGGCGTTTGTTGTGACAAACCATCATGTGGTCGAAAACGCCAGCCAATTGGAAATAAGCTTAAAAGATGGAACGAGAGTGCCAGCGAAGCTATTGGGAAGCGATGTATTAATGGATTTGGCAGTGTTGGAAATGGACGCAAAGCATGTCAAAAAAGTGGCCGAATTTGGTAATTCAGACACTGTCAAGCCGGGTGAGCCTGTCATTGCGATCGGAAATCCGCTTGGACTGCAATTCGCTGGTTCTGTTACGCAAGGAATTATATCGGGAACGAACCGAACGGTGGAAGTGGACTTAGACCAAGATGGCGCCCCGGATTGGAATGCGGAAGTATTGCAAACGGATGCTGCCATTAACCCGGGCAACAGCGGCGGAGCCCTTGTCAATATCGAAGGGCAAGTGATCGGCATTAACTCGATGAAAATCGCGCAAGAAGAAGTGGAAGGGATCGGTTTTTCGATCCCGATTAACTCAGCCATTCCGGTTATTTCGGATTTAGAAAAATATGGGCAAGTGCGCCGCCCGTATATGGGGGTAGAACTTCGTTCGTTAAGCGACATTTCCTCTTATCATTTGCAAGCGACGTTGCATTTGCCGAAAGATGTGACGGAAGGCGTAGCTGTCATTCAAGTTGTGCCGATGTCTCCGGCGGCGCGAGCGGGATTAAAGCAATTTGACGTGATTGTTGCGCTGGATGGCCAAAAGATTCGTGACGTTTTAGATTTAAGAAAATATTTATACACGAAAAAATCCATTGGCGATAAAATGAGAGTAACATTTTATCGCGATGGTGAAAAGCATACGGTTACGATGAAATTGGAGAGAGAATCGTTTTAA